From Streptomyces yatensis, one genomic window encodes:
- a CDS encoding acetate--CoA ligase family protein, which yields MTLSATERRVPERDLGPLFSPNAVAVIGASNDQTKWGNWISVQALRMRQRRPVYLINRRGEPVLGERAYRSMAELPQRADLAVIAVPAAGFESAVEDALAAGARAIVGITAGFAELGIEGEARQKALARRVREAGAVLLGPNCLGVLDSGSELYLSSNPLPPGPVGLISQSGNMALELSRILAERGLGFSRFASLGNQADLTVADLIRAYTVHPETKLIAVYSEDFGDGRDFVGAAAEATTMGKPVVLLTVGASEASVRGAKSHTGALVSDSSVIDAACRAAGIDRVASPRQMASLLEALHLFGAAPARRVAVLADGGGHASVACDLAERYGLSVPEFDSELSRRLRDHLTPSAGVGNPVDLAGMGERDVTSFARVLGDLLDAPDTDSVLITGYFGGYGEYSAALATSEIETAAEMGELVRDRCKPVAVHTMYPYSDAAEELQRRGVPVFRAIEEAARSLGMLARRTPADPALRPLPDPLPPVADDGYWSARELIRAAGVHFPAARLVTTVDEAVKAAREIGGRVVVKALGLLHKSDSGGVALGLEGDSAVGTAVADMAERLSPPGYCVEAMADPRDGVELIVGVRRDPRFGPVTMLGLGGVTTEVLRDVAFALAPLTPGQARELLGRLRSAALLHGVRGRPAVDLDALAHTIAVITEVAAAHPEISELEVNPLLATPRGCQGLDARIVLG from the coding sequence ATGACCCTCTCCGCCACTGAGCGGCGCGTTCCGGAACGCGATCTCGGACCGCTGTTCTCACCGAACGCGGTCGCCGTCATCGGAGCCAGCAACGACCAGACCAAATGGGGCAACTGGATCAGTGTGCAGGCGCTGCGCATGCGGCAGCGGCGCCCGGTGTACCTGATCAACCGCCGTGGTGAGCCGGTGCTCGGCGAGCGTGCCTACCGCTCCATGGCCGAACTCCCCCAGCGCGCCGACCTCGCGGTGATCGCCGTTCCGGCGGCCGGGTTCGAATCGGCGGTCGAGGACGCGCTCGCCGCCGGGGCACGTGCCATCGTCGGCATCACCGCGGGCTTCGCGGAACTCGGCATCGAGGGCGAGGCGCGGCAGAAGGCGCTGGCCCGGCGGGTGCGCGAGGCGGGTGCCGTGCTGCTGGGCCCCAACTGCCTGGGCGTCCTGGACAGCGGCAGCGAACTGTATCTTTCCTCCAATCCCCTGCCGCCCGGCCCGGTGGGCCTGATCTCGCAGAGCGGCAACATGGCCCTGGAGCTCAGCCGGATCCTGGCCGAGCGGGGGCTCGGCTTCTCCCGCTTCGCCTCCCTCGGCAACCAGGCCGACCTCACCGTCGCCGATCTCATCCGGGCCTACACCGTGCACCCGGAGACGAAGCTGATCGCGGTGTACAGCGAGGACTTCGGCGACGGCCGCGACTTCGTGGGGGCGGCCGCCGAGGCCACCACGATGGGCAAGCCCGTGGTGCTGCTCACTGTCGGCGCCAGCGAGGCGTCCGTACGCGGGGCCAAGTCGCACACCGGGGCGCTGGTCAGCGACAGCTCGGTGATCGACGCGGCCTGCCGGGCCGCCGGGATCGACCGGGTGGCCAGCCCCCGTCAGATGGCCAGCCTGCTGGAGGCGCTGCATCTGTTCGGCGCGGCCCCCGCCCGCAGGGTTGCGGTGCTCGCCGACGGCGGTGGCCATGCCTCGGTCGCCTGTGACCTGGCCGAGCGGTACGGGTTGTCCGTACCGGAGTTCGATTCCGAGCTGTCGCGGCGGCTGCGAGACCATCTGACGCCGTCGGCGGGGGTGGGCAACCCGGTGGACCTCGCGGGCATGGGTGAGCGGGACGTCACCTCCTTCGCCCGGGTGCTGGGCGATCTGCTCGACGCACCGGACACCGACTCGGTCCTGATCACCGGCTACTTCGGCGGCTACGGCGAGTACAGCGCCGCCCTCGCCACCTCCGAGATCGAGACCGCCGCCGAGATGGGCGAGCTGGTACGCGACCGCTGCAAACCGGTGGCCGTTCACACCATGTACCCCTACAGCGACGCCGCCGAGGAACTGCAGCGCCGCGGTGTCCCCGTCTTCCGCGCCATCGAGGAAGCGGCACGCAGCCTCGGGATGCTGGCCCGGCGCACCCCCGCCGACCCCGCGCTGCGGCCCCTGCCCGACCCACTGCCGCCTGTGGCGGACGACGGCTACTGGAGCGCACGGGAGCTGATCCGCGCCGCGGGTGTGCACTTCCCGGCGGCGCGCCTGGTCACGACCGTGGACGAGGCCGTTAAGGCGGCCCGCGAGATCGGCGGCAGGGTCGTGGTCAAGGCGCTCGGCCTGCTGCACAAGTCCGACTCCGGCGGTGTCGCGCTCGGGCTGGAAGGCGATTCGGCGGTCGGCACCGCCGTGGCCGACATGGCCGAGCGGCTGTCTCCACCGGGGTACTGCGTCGAGGCCATGGCGGATCCGCGCGACGGTGTCGAATTGATCGTCGGTGTCCGGCGCGACCCCCGCTTCGGGCCGGTCACCATGCTCGGCCTCGGCGGGGTCACCACCGAGGTGCTGCGCGACGTGGCCTTCGCGCTCGCCCCGCTCACCCCCGGGCAGGCCCGTGAGCTCCTGGGCCGGCTGCGCTCCGCGGCCCTGCTGCACGGCGTGCGTGGCCGCCCCGCCGTCGATCTCGATGCACTCGCCCAC
- a CDS encoding SDR family NAD(P)-dependent oxidoreductase, protein MRTDQPAPPGSGLRPDVHTGKVALVTGGGTGIGRATALDLAAGGARVVVCGRRPEPLAEVAEEIEALGGSCVTVSADIREEGGVTRVVDHALEAFGRVDVLVNNAGGQFTAPAEEISPGGWRAVHRLAVDATWAMTREVARRAMIPQRSGAVFFIAFSPRRGIPGFAHAASARAAVENLAAGLSLEWSRYGIRTVCVAPGTIATGGLDDHYTPEDRERWERSVPLGRLGRPEDVSGLISFLASPQGSYVTGTTVVVDGGADAWGAGHPVPGLATPEPDLPTPDSSPKDHP, encoded by the coding sequence GTGCGGACTGATCAACCCGCGCCGCCGGGCAGCGGACTACGGCCGGATGTCCACACCGGCAAGGTCGCCCTGGTGACCGGCGGAGGCACCGGCATCGGCCGGGCCACCGCACTGGACCTGGCCGCCGGCGGAGCGCGCGTCGTGGTCTGCGGGCGCCGCCCGGAGCCCCTGGCGGAGGTCGCCGAGGAGATCGAGGCCCTCGGCGGCTCCTGCGTCACGGTGTCCGCGGACATCCGCGAGGAGGGCGGTGTCACCAGGGTCGTCGACCACGCACTCGAGGCGTTCGGCCGCGTCGATGTCCTGGTCAACAACGCGGGCGGACAGTTCACTGCGCCCGCCGAGGAGATCAGCCCGGGCGGCTGGCGGGCCGTGCACCGGCTCGCCGTCGACGCCACCTGGGCGATGACCCGGGAGGTCGCCCGCCGGGCGATGATTCCACAGCGCTCCGGCGCCGTGTTCTTCATCGCCTTCTCTCCGCGCCGCGGCATACCCGGCTTCGCCCATGCCGCCTCCGCACGGGCCGCGGTGGAGAACCTGGCGGCCGGGCTCAGCCTGGAGTGGAGCCGGTACGGCATCCGCACCGTGTGCGTGGCCCCCGGCACCATCGCCACCGGGGGCCTGGACGACCACTACACACCGGAGGACCGGGAACGCTGGGAGCGGTCGGTGCCGCTGGGCAGACTCGGCCGGCCCGAGGACGTCTCCGGGCTCATCTCCTTCCTCGCCTCCCCCCAGGGCTCCTACGTCACCGGCACCACCGTTGTGGTCGACGGCGGAGCGGACGCCTGGGGCGCCGGGCACCCCGTGCCCGGCCTCGCCACACCGGAACCCGACCTCCCCACGCCGGACTCGTCCCCTAAGGACCACCCATGA